One region of Erythrolamprus reginae isolate rEryReg1 chromosome 8, rEryReg1.hap1, whole genome shotgun sequence genomic DNA includes:
- the MPP1 gene encoding 55 kDa erythrocyte membrane protein gives MTLKSERSADNSSSSMRTALSDLYLEHLLQSKPRVEMVSCPMNAITEDIYTNGSAKNGSLTHANGQEMRKIRLIQFEKITEEPMGITLKLNEKKSCMVARILHGGMIHRQGFFHVGDEILEINGKSVANHSVDQLQKILKETKGTVTLKIVPNQQNRILPLKMFVKAQFNYDPQKDNLIPCKEAGLKFQTGDVIEIINKDDSNWWQGRIEGSSNGSAGLIPSLELQEWRVASMTQEKQPEGQSCTPFGKKKKCKDKYLAKHSSIFDQLDVVSYEEVVQLPAFKRKTLVLIGASGVGRSHIKNTLLSKYPEKFGYPVPYTTRPQKKTEEDGKNYHFVSTEDMTKDISANEFLEFGSYQGYMFGTKFETLHKIHQQDKIAILDIEPQTLKIIHTAEFSPFVVFVVPPKQADQIETLQQLQKDTEAIRGRYAHYFDLTLVNNGVEESLEQLQAAFDQACRSPQWVPVSWVY, from the exons ATGGTCTCTTGCCCAATGAATGCAATAACCGAGGACATTTACACCAACGGCTCAGCCAAGAATGGCAGCCTCACTCATGCCAATGGCCAGGAGATGCGGAAGATACGTTTGATCCAGTTTGAGAAGATCACGGAGGAGCCCATG ggCATCACTCTGAAGCTGAACGAGAAGAAAAGCTGCATGGTGGCCAGGATCCTTCATGGGGGAATGATTCACAGGCAAG GTTTCTTTCATGTGGGCGATGAGATCCTGGAGATCAACGGGAAGAGTGTGGCCAACCATTCTGTAGACCAGTTGCAGAAGATCTTG AAAGAAACCAAGGGAACCGTCACCCTAAAGATCGTTCCCAACCAGCAGAACCGTATTCTGCCTCTCAAG ATGTTCGTCAAAGCCCAGTTTAACTATGACCCGCAGAAGGACAACCTCATCCCTTGCAAAGAAGCGGGTCTGAAGTTCCAAACCGGAGACGTAATCGAGATTATCAATAAAGATGATAGCAATTGGTGGCAAGGCCGGATAGAAGGTTCTTCCAACGGCTCGGCAGGGCTCATTCCATCTCTGGAGCTCCAAGAATG GCGTGTTGCCAGCATGACCCAAGAGAAACAGCCCGAAGGCCAGAGCTGCACTCCTTTTGGGAagaagaaaaagtgcaaagacAAGTACTTGGCCAAGCACAGCTCAA TTTTTGACCAGCTTGATGTAGTATCTTACGAGGAAGTGGTCCAACTGCCAGCTTTTAAGCGGAAAACTTTGGTGCTTATAG GGGCAAGTGGCGTTGGACGAAGCCACATCAAGAACACGCTGCTCAGCAAATACCCGGAGAAGTTCGGATATCCTGTTCCAT ATACCACTCGACCCCAAAAGAAGACAGAAGAGGATGGGAAGAACTACCACTTTGTCTCCACAGAGGACATGACAAAAGACATCTCTGCTAACGAGTTCCTGGAATTTGGAAGTTACCAGGGCTACATGTTTGGCACCAAATTTGAAACTTTGCACAAGATCCATCAACAGGACAAAATTGCAATCTTGGACATTGAGCCTCAG ACACTGAAAATCATTCACACTGCTGAGTTTTCCCCTTTCGTGGTGTTTGTTGTTCCTCCAAAGCAAGCGGATCAG ATAGAAACCTTGCAGCAGCTCCAGAAGGATACAGAGGCCATCCGGGGCAGATACGCCCACTACTTTGATTTGACGTTGGTGAACAACGGCGTGGAAGAGAGCCTCGAACAGCTGCAGGCGGCTTTCGATCAGGCCTGCCGCTCCCCACAGTGGGTGCCAGTTTCGTGGGTGTATTGA